A DNA window from Pyrus communis chromosome 3, drPyrComm1.1, whole genome shotgun sequence contains the following coding sequences:
- the LOC137729995 gene encoding pentatricopeptide repeat-containing protein At2g17140-like, which yields MDPTTSLSKALFNNTNNPKLAWHLFKRIISSPTSSSSSSDLPLRSIRVIARILIDSKMHREIDSLHQLLLLSQSLETLRPCLVSLVRILAKSNLPDKAVAHFKSLRSRFPDKPPSVYLYNLLLESSLRENNVDFVLWLYKDMIFSGIKPETYTFNLLIWALCESDRLDDAREVFDKMRDKGCQPNEYSVGILVRGYCRAGLAGRGLEVLDEVRSCNVLPNKVVYNTLISSFCKQGRTDEAEKLVERMREDGLFPDAVTFNSRISALCSAGKILEASRIFRDMRVDDQGLGLPQPNVVTYNLMLQGFCKEGMLEEAEALLKSMEKAGDFINLESYNIWLLGLVRKGKLLEARLVLQEMVDKGIEPSIYSYNIVINGLCKSGMLRDARTVMSLMERNNISPDTVTYSTLLHGFCSKGKVFEANNILHEMMTNNCFPNTHTCNTLLHSLWKEGRTSEAEELLKKMNERGYGLDTVTCNIVIDGLCNDGKLDKAIEIVSGMWSHGSAALGNLGNSFIGLVDDSNKGKKCSPDLITYSTIIGGLCKAGRLDEAKKKFMEMLGKNLPPDSVIYDMFIRSFCEQGKISSAFRVLKDMEKKGCNKSIQTYNSLILGLGSKKQIFEIYGLMDEMRERGVPPDVRTYNNMMKSLCEGERVRDATSLLDEMLQKGISPNISTFRILIEAFCKGCDFGAAHEVFDIALSVCGHKEALYGLMFNQLLAGGEIWNAKELFEVALDRYFYLGNFNYKDLIDRLCKDEKLEDASSILITMKNKGYGFDPASFLPVIDGLGKRGNKHGADELAERMMEMETEGRVTDKVYRNERETSGRKPNNTCRSDWQTIVHRDDGSGIALKTLKRVQKGWGRESLINLQPHTNEFIDY from the exons ATGGACCCAACCACCTCACTCTCCAAAGCTTTGTTCAACAACACCAACAATCCCAAGCTCGCATGGCACCTCTTCAAGCGCATCATCTCCTCCCCCacctcctcctcatcctcctccgaTCTCCCCCTCCGCTCCATCCGCGTCATTGCCCGTATCCTCATCGACTCCAAAATGCACCGCGAAATCGACAGCCTTCACcagctcctcctcctctctcaatCCCTCGAAACCCTTCGCCCTTGCCTCGTTTCGCTCGTGCGGATCTTGGCCAAGTCAAATCTCCCCGATAAAGCCGTTGCCCATTTCAAATCCCTCCGCAGCCGCTTCCCTGATAAGCCCCCCTCTGTGTATTTGTATAATTTGCTTCTCGAGTCCTCTCTCAGGGAGAACAATGTAGATTTCGTCTTGTGGCTGTATAAGGATATGATCTTCTCCGGGATTAAGCCCGAAACTTATACTTTTAACCTTTTGATTTGGGCCTTGTGTGAATCGGATCGTTTGGATGATGCCCGCGAGGTGTTTGATAAAATGCGTGACAAGGGTTGTCAACCGAATGAGTACAGTGTTGGGATTTTGGTTCGTGGGTATTGTCGAGCTGGGCTTGCTGGCAGAGGTTTGGAGGTTTTGGATGAGGTGAGGAGTTGTAATGTTTTGCCGAATAAGGTTGTGTATAATACTTTGATTTCTAGCTTCTGTAAACAAGGAAGGACTGATGAGGCCGAGAAGTTGGTAGAGAGGATGAGAGAGGATGGATTGTTTCCAGATGCTGTTACTTTCAATTCTAGGATTTCAGCTCTCTGCAGTGCAGGGAAAATCCTTGAAGCTTCTAGAATATTTAGAGATATGCGTGTAGATGATCAAGGGTTGGGGCTGCCTCAACCTAATGTTGTAACATATAATTTGATGTTGCAAGGATTTTGCAAGGAAGGGATGCTAGAGGAAGCAGAGGCATTGCTCAAATCTATGGAAAAGGCtggtgattttattaatttagagAGTTATAACATATGGTTGTTGGGTCTGGTCAGGAAAGGGAAGCTCTTAGAGGCACGATTGGTTCTTCAAGAGATGGTAGATAAAGGAATAGAACCCAGTATTTACTCATACAACATTGTGATAAATGGGTTATGCAAAAGTGGGATGCTCCGTGATGCAAGAACGGTGATGAGTCTAATGGAAAGAAACAATATTTCCCCTGATACCGTGACCTACAGTACTTTACTTCATGGTTTCTGCAGTAAAGGTAAGGTATTTGAGGCCAACAATATCCTGCATGAGATGATGACGAATAACTGCTTCCCAAATACTCATACTTGCAACACTTTATTGCATAGCCTATGGAAGGAGGGAAGGACATCAGAAGCAGAGGAGCTTCTGAAAAAGATGAATGAGAGAGGTTATGGCTTAGATACTGTGACCTGCAATATTGTGATTGATGGTCTGTGCAACGATGGGAAGTTGGACAAAGCAATTGAAATTGTAAGCGGGATGTGGAGTCATGGAAGTGCGGCTCTTGGAAACTTAGGGAATTCCTTTATTGGCCTGGTTGATGATAGTAATAAGGGGAAGAAATGCAGCCCTGATTTGATCACTTATTCAACCATAATTGGTGGGTTATGCAAGGCTGGGAGGCTTGATGAAGCGAAGAAGAAGTTCATGGAGATGTTGGGGAAAAATTTGCCCCCTGATTCAGTGATTTATGATATGTTTATACGTAGTTTTTGTGAGCAAGGAAAGATATCATCTGCATTCCGGGTGTTGAAGGACATGGAGAAGAAAGGTTGCAACAAGAGCATTCAAACTTATAATTCACTAATCCTGGGATTAGGGAGTAAAAAGCAAATATTTGAAATATATGGACTGATGgatgagatgagagaaagaggagTCCCCCCTGATGTGCGCACTTATAATAATATGATGAAAAGTCTCTGTGAAGGAGAGAGAGTCAGAGATGCCACATCTCTTTTAGATGAAATGCTGCAGAAGGGCATATCCCCGAACATATCTACCTTCAGAATATTGATTGAAGCTTTCTGCAAGGGATGTGATTTTGGAGCCGCGCATGAGGTATTCGACATTGCTTTAAGTGTATGTGGCCACAAGGAAGCTTTGTATGGTTTGATGTTCAATCAGTTGCTCGCTGGAGGGGAAATATGGAATGCTAAAGAGCTATTTGAAGTTGCATTAGACAGGTATTTTTATCTTGGAAATTTTAACTACAAAGATCTCATTGACAGACTTTGCAAGGATGAAAAGTTAGAGGATGCTAGCAGCATTCTTATCACGATGAAGAATAAAGGATATGGATTTGATCCAGCGTCATTCCTGCCTGTAATTGATGGCTTAGGTAAAAGGGGAAATAAGCATGGGGCGGATGAACTTGCAGAGAGAATGATGGAAATGGAAACAGAGGGTAGGGTAACAGATAAGGTTTACCGAAATGAGAGGGAAACAAGTGGTCGAAAACCAAATAACACCTGCAGAAGTGATTGGCAGACCATAGTGCACAG agaTGATGGCAGTGGAATAGCATTGAAAACCCTCAAGCGGGTACAGAAAGGCTGGGGTCGAGAGAGTCTAATTAATTTGCAGCCCCACACAAATGAATTTATCGATTATTGA
- the LOC137729753 gene encoding G2/mitotic-specific cyclin-2-like has product MGSKENNPALVRPSNYQGPRMWGSKFVKEVGPNPRPALRDVHNITTRECPRKDVAECKKNVQDLQHRPVTRRFAQLLQQHPKAVQDVDQEAKKLSLYTSNSSGLVDCEIIDVENIEDEACDAHVPMFVKHTEAMLDEIDRMEEDENLEDEDPIMDIDSSSSKDPLNVVEYIDDIYAHYRKSENSSSVSPSYMAHQPDINEKMRAILIDWLIEVHYKFELMDETLFLTVNLIDRFLERQTVIRKKLQLVGVTAMLLACKYEEVSVPIVEDFVLISDKAYSRKDVLDMEKSMVNSLQFNFSVPTVYVFMRRFLKAAQSDKNLEFLSFFFIELCLVEYEMLRFPPSMLAAAAIYTAQGTLSRFKQWSQTSEWYTNYSEDELLECSRMMVTFHQKAETAKLTGVHRKYSTRKFGYAAKAQPAEFLLDH; this is encoded by the exons ATGGGATCAAAGGAGAACAACCCAGCTCTCGTTAGGCCCTCAAATTATCAAG GTCCACGAATGTGGGGTTCCAAGTTTGTGAAGGAGGTTGGGCCGAATCCTCGACCAGCACTGAGGGATGTCCATAACATCACCACAAGAGAATGTCCTAG AAAAGATGTTGCGGAATGTAAGAAAAATGTGCAAGATCTGCAACATAGACCAGTGACAAG GAGGTTTGCGCAATTGCTTCAGCAGCACCCAAAG GCTGTGCAGGATGTTGATCAGGAAGCTAAGAAACTGAGCTTGTATACTTCCAATTCTAGTGGTCTGGTGGATTGCGAAATTATAGATGTGGAGAATATTGAGGATGAGGCTTGTGATGCTCATGTGCCAATGTTTGTTAAGCACACTGAAGCTATGCTAGATGAAATTGATAGGATG GAAGAGGATGAGAATCTGGAGGATGAGGACCCCATTATGGATATCGACAGCAGCAGCTCGAAGGATCCGCTTAATGTTGTTGAGTACATAGATGACATCTATGCTCACTACAGGAAATCTGAG AATTCAAGCTCTGTCTCCCCAAGTTACATGGCTCATCAACCTGACATCAACGAGAAAATGAGGGCGATTCTCATTGACTGGCTTATCGAG GTTCACTACAAGTTTGAGCTTATGGACGAGACACTATTCCTTACCGTAAATCTTATAGACAGGTTCCTTGAGCGCCAAACGGTGATCAGAAAGAAGCTTCAGTTGGTTGGTGTGACTGCCATGCTTCTAGCTTGCAAGTATGAGGAGGTTTCTGTCCCAATTGTGGAGGATTTTGTTCTGATATCAGATAAGGCATATTCAAGGAAAGATGTTCTTGATATGGAAAAATCAATGGTAAACAGCTTACAATTCAACTTCTCTGTTCCTACCGTGTATGTGTTCATGAGGCGGTTCCTCAAGGCAGCTCAATCAGACAAAAAC CTTGAGTTTCTGTCCTTCTTCTTCATTGAGCTATGCCTGGTGGAGTACGAAATGCTCAGGTTCCCCCCCTCTATGCTAGCCGCTGCTGCAATTTATACTGCTCAGGGCACTCTGTCCCGGTTCAAGCAATGGAGCCAGACCAGCGAGTGGTATACAAATTACTCAGAAGATGAACTCCT AGAATGCTCGAGGATGATGGTTACTTTTCATCAGAAGGCTGAAACCGCAAAACTCACTGGAGTGCACAGGAAGTACAGCACACGGAAGTTTGGCTATGCAGCTAAAGCTCAACCAGCTGAGTTCCTCTTGGATCACTGA
- the LOC137727597 gene encoding zinc finger protein ZAT3-like: protein MNNTPDLDFRFPISPPTHQDAVVPATAYAASSSSTCFTANDRTHQNPRKKRSKLIRLDNPTALNKVSRPKYAKKPDPSAPKITKPCTECGKTFWSWKALFGHMRCHPERQWRGIEPPPNLRRPASSNIPLSELRLAMGEEDHEAASSLLMLSSGITSGTSNEIIISTAATRSVSNTSNLQGALEVFDGCNSNNSGRFECSSCKKVFGSHQALGGHRASHKNVKGCFAITRSDGEVDQDHHHHNGDGGDDDGDGDEDVMDEDHMDLGSSLGHKCSVCWRVFSSGQALGGHMRCHWDKGDETQLGLGFELGSGFNLQHPCETSKGLLLGQNSGGGGGLDLNLSAAASASHTTEDDHQHYSSSGLTLDLRLGL, encoded by the coding sequence ATGAACAACACTCCCGACCTTGATTTCCGATTTCCCATATCTCCACCAACCCACCAGGACGCCGTCGTTCCCGCCACCGCCTACgccgcttcttcttcttccacttgtTTCACTGCAAACGATAGAACCCACCAAAATCCCAGGAAGAAACGCTCCAAGCTGATCAGGCTCGACAACCCGACTGCTCTGAACAAGGTTTCGAGGCCAAAGTATGCAAAAAAGCCCGACCCGTCTGCCCCGAAGATCACGAAACCCTGCACTGAGTGCGGCAAGACGTTCTGGTCATGGAAGGCTTTGTTCGGGCACATGCGGTGCCACCCTGAACGCCAGTGGCGGGGCATTGAACCGCCACCGAATCTGCGGCGGCCCGCGTCGTCCAACATACCGCTGAGCGAGTTGAGATTGGCAATGGGTGAAGAGGACCACGAGGCGGCCTCAAGTTTGCTAATGCTTTCCAGTGGGATTACTTCTGGGACAAGTAATGAGATCATCATTAGTACTGCCGCTACTCGGAGTGTGAGTAATACTAGCAATCTCCAAGGTGCACTAGAGGTGTTTGATGGTTGTAATAGTAACAACAGTGGTAGGTTTGAGTGCTCGAGTTGTAAGAAAGTGTTTGGATCCCACCAGGCGTTGGGGGGCCACAGGGCAAGCCACAAGAATGTGAAGGGCTGTTTTGCAATTACGAGAAGCGATGGGGAGGTTGATCAGGATCATCATCACCATAATGGAGatggtggtgatgatgatggtgatggtgatgaggATGTGATGGATGAGGATCACATGGACTTGGGATCATCATTAGGGCACAAGTGCAGCGTTTGCTGGAGGGTCTTTTCAAGTGGGCAGGCATTGGGAGGGCACATGAGGTGTCACTGGGACAAAGGGGATGAGACgcaattagggttagggtttgagCTAGGGTCCGGGTTCAACCTGCAGCATCCGTGTGAAACTTCAAAAGGATTATTATTAGGTCAAAATTCTGGTGGTGGTGGGGGGTTGGACTTGAATTTGtctgctgctgcttctgcttCTCACACTACTGAAGATGATCATCAGCACTACTCTTCTTCTGGACTCACTTTGGATTTAAGGTTGGGTCTTTGA
- the LOC137729813 gene encoding uncharacterized protein: protein MGTTESESPLHDKQLPAPVKKTVLRDLQNVPKDIGHTSYVPRVSSTKRPLPEQKMSPPQHQSHGSSAANAQLVYVRRKSEADAVRNNACDKATINAECQVSRKLSHHEASTRPISQAKETKVFCVPAFASFPVAASTILPGKPSVPVPLCKSGTGLPPAGANGHPHTSATLPKGLKNLHWEERFHQLQLLLRKLDQSEHEDYLQMLRSLSSVELSRLAVELEKRSIQLSLEEAKELQRVGRFNVLGKSVKHFNVPSTQEDQSKK from the exons ATGGGAACTACTGAATCTGAGTCGCCTCTTCATGATAAACAACTACCAGCTCCTGTAAAGAAGACCGTGTTAAGAGATCTGCAAAATGTGCCCAAGGATATAGGACACACTAGTTATGTCCCTAGAGTTTCGAGCACCAAGAGACCTTTACCTGAGCAGAAGATGAGCCCTCCTCAACACCAATCCCACGGTAGCAGTGCTGCAAATGCACAGCTTGTCTATGTTCGTAGAAAATCAGAAGCAGACGCAGTCAGAAATAACGCATGTGATAAAGCAACCATTAATGCCGAGTGTCAGGTGTCAAGGAAACTTAGTCACCACGAGGCAAGCACCCGACCCATATCCCAAGCAAAGGAAACAAAAGTTTTTTGTGTGCCGGCTTTTGCATCTTTTCCAGTGGCAGCTTCAACCATTCTGCCTGGAAAACCTTCAGTTCCGGTCCCGCTTTGTAAGTCTGGTACTGGACTACCACCAGCAGGAGCCAATGGCCATCCCCATACTTCTGCTACATTGCCAAAGGGTCTAAAAAATCTGCACTGGGAAGAGCGATTCCATCAATTGCAGTTGCTGTTGAGGAAATTGGACCAATCAGAGCATGAGGATTATCTCCAGA TGCTACGGTCGCTGTCCTCTGTTGAACTGAGCAGACTTGCAGTTGAGTTGGAAAAGAGATCAATTCAGCTTTCACTGGAGGAAG CAAAAGAGTTGCAACGTGTTGGGCGTTTCAATGTTCTCGGGAAATCTGTGAAGCACTTTAATGTGCCCTCAACTCAGGAAGACCAATCCAAGAAGTGA
- the LOC137728924 gene encoding ubiquitin domain-containing protein DSK2a-like — protein sequence MGGEGDSSEPKVSGEGEGGEQINIRCSNGSKFSVRASLDSTVGAFKEVLAQNCDIPADQQRLIYKGRILKDDQTLSSYGLQADHTVHMVRAFAAPASTPAPPAATASPTTAPGVTRGVGSEGLQSPDLGASLLFGQGLNPLGGGGGGQGLFGAGLPEFEQVQQQLTQNPNMMRDIMNMPAIQSLMNNPDLMRGLIMNNPQMRDIIDRNPELAHILNDPGILRQTLEAARNPELMREMMRNTDRAMSNIESSPEGFNMLRRMYENVQEPFLNATTGNAGNDLGSNPFSALLGNQGGAQARDGSNNPSTTGSETAAGSAAPNANPLPNPWGIAGGGNQPNTTRTNPVGDGRAAGIAGLGGLGLPGMEQMLGGMTDANAMNQLLQNPAISQMMQSMLSNPQYMNQILSLNPQLREMVDLNPQLREMMQNPELLRQLMNPETMQQMLALQQSLFSPNRQQPTQDPTLTGGATGAPNNAGLEMLMNMFGGLGAGSLAAANPNVPPEELYENQLRQLREMGFFDTQENIRALQATSGNVHAAVERLLGNPGV from the exons ATGGGTGGCGAGGGCGATTCGAGCGAGCCTAAAGTCAGTGgcgaaggagaaggaggagagcAGATTAACATTCGATGCTCGAATGGCTCCAAGTTTTCGGTGAGGGCGAGCCTGGACTCGACTGTTGGGGCATTCAAGGAAGTTTTGGCTCAGAATTGCGATATTCCAGCTGATCAGCAGAGGTTAATTTACAAAGGTCGTATTTTGAAGGACGACCAGACCCTCAGTAGTTATG GTCTGCAGGCAGATCATACTGTTCACATGGTCCGTGCCTTTGCTGCACCTGCATCAACCCCCGCTCCCCCTGCTGCTACTGCTAGTCCTACCACTGCTCCTGGTGTTACACGCGGTGTTGGTAGTGAGGGGCTTCAGAGTCCTGACCTTGGGGCATCTTTGTTATTTGGGCAGGGTTTAAACCcacttggtggtggtggtggaggacaGGGTTTATTTGGAGCTGGGCTTCCGGAATTTGAACAAGTGCAGCAACAACTGACTCAGAACCCGAACATGATGAGGGACATAATGAACATGCCTGCCATTCAGAGTTTGATGAATAACCCTGATTTGATGCGTGGCTTGATCATGAACAATCCGCAAATGCGTGATATCATAGACCGGAACCCAGAGCTTGCACATATACTTAATGATCCTGGCATTCTCCGACAGACATTGGAAGCCGCAAGGAACCCTGAACTCATGCGTGAGATGATGCGAAACACTGACAGAGCAATGAGTAACATTGAATCTTCCCCTGAGGGATTCAACATGCTGAGGCGGATGTATGAAAACGTTCAGGAGCCATTTTTGAATGCTACAACTGGAAATGCTGGAAATGATTTGGGTTCAAATCCGTTTTCTGCTCTTTTGGGAAACCAGGGTGGGGCACAGGCCAGGGATGGGTCTAACAATCCTTCAACCACTGGTTCAGAAACAGCTGCTGGTTCTGCTGCTCCTAATGCAAATCCACTTCCTAACCCTTGGGGCATTGCTGGTG GAGGAAATCAGCCAAATACTACGAGGACAAATCCTGTTGGGGATGGAAGGGCCGCGGGTATTGCTGGCCTGGGAGGGCTTGGTCTCCCCGGAATGGAACAGATGCTTGGTGGCATGACAGATGCTAATGCAATGAATCAGCTTTTGCAGAATCCAGCCATATCACAGATGATGCAAAGCATGCTTTCCAATCCCCAGTACATGAATCAG aTTCTGAGCCTCAATCCACAACTACGTGAAATGGTTGATTTAAATCCTCAACTTAGGGAAATGATGCAAAATCCAGAGCTACTAAGGCAGTTAATGAACCCCGAAACAATGCAG CAAATGCTCGCGTTACAGCAGTCACTATTTTCTCCCAATCGACAACAACCAACTCA GGATCCAACTCTGACTGGTGGTGCTACAG GTGCCCCTAATAATGCCGGGTTGGAGATGCTGATGAACATGTTTGGAGGTCTTGGAGCCGGCAGCTTGGCTGCTGCAAACCCTAATG TACCACCGGAAGAACTGTATGAAAATCAGCTGAGGCAGCTTCGAGAAATGGGTTTCTTCGATACCCAAGAGAATATCAGGGCATTGCAAGCCACTTCTGGGAATGTCCATGCTGCGGTAGAGCGACTTTTAGGGAATCCTGGGGTGTAA
- the LOC137728294 gene encoding uncharacterized protein yields the protein MTNLAKLEFAALDITGKNYLTWVLDTKIHLKAGNLGDTIREESSSSSRDLAKPMIFIRRYLDEALKSEYLTDFKSVAEYNFALFRITSQMKLYGDTITEEHMLEKTLSTFHASNVFLQQQYRAQSYTEYNQLISVLLVAEQNNELLMKKHHSRPIGPALFPEVNAVSLKVNATSSGGDNHKQGRGHKQGPSFKNVNRHKGKAHMNNTSRNSEGACHRYGGNGYWARTCCTPKHLMDLYQASLKEKGVETNFLDQARPMDIPDPVFDLSGQLNTTHLDVPDFNVERRNEVYQSD from the exons atgacgaaCTTGGCGAAGCTTGAATTTGCTGCCCTGGATATTACTGGGAAAAATTACCTGACCTGGgtactggataccaagatccatctgaaagcagggaatcttggagataccatCAGGGAAGAGAGCAGCTCATCCTCTCGAGATCTGGCAAAACCCATGATTTTCATTCGTCGCTATCTTGATGAGGCGCTAAAGAGCGAGtacttaacg GACTTCAAGTCAGTGGCAGAGTACAATTTTGCgttgttcagaattacctctcagATGAAGCTCTATGGGGATACTATTACTGAGGaacatatgctggaaaagactctcagcacatttcatgcctccaacgtgttcctgcagcagcagtatagagcACAAAGCTACACTGAGTACAACCAACTGATATCTGTGCTCTTAGTAGCTGAACAGAACaatgagctcctgatgaaaaaACATCATTCCCGACCTATTGGACCTGCACtattcccagaagtgaatgctgTTTCCCTCAAAGTGAACGCCACATCCTCTGGTGGTGATAATCATAAACAAGGACGTGGCCACAAGCAAG gcccgagcttcaaaaatgtgaatcgccacaaaggcaaagctcatatgaacaacACTTCCAGGAACTCTGAAGGAGCCTGCCATAGGTATGGTGGCAATGGATATTGGGCGCGTACTTGttgtaccccaaaacatctgatggatctgtatcaagcatccctcaaggagaagggtgtcgagaccaattttctcgaccaggctagaccaatggatatacctgatccagtgtTTGACTTATCAGGTCAattgaacacaacccacctaGATGTTCCAGACTTTAATGTGGAAAGGAGAAATGAAGTATACCAGTCTGATTGA